One window of the Pedobacter ginsengisoli genome contains the following:
- a CDS encoding FecR family protein, translating to MSSENPDWEKLIESLEYEESLGKVLSKEETDLLNELRRIKDDSVNAYVNLNKFNTNKSWVDFLSRVNFEKSSEEIQKDQAVIRKIDRSNLVIKISAAAVIICALLAGIFFYNGKGKGDQPAFVSKNTKEIINPGGNKATLTLGNGTKIDLTAAGVGQVVKIGNVTVVKSEDGQVEYKSASALPSTAVSYNTITTPRGGQYKVVLPDGSEVVLNSMSSLKFPTAFSMNERLVSLTGEGYFEVKRNEKAAFKVNVNGKQVVEVLGTHFNIMAYDDEPLIKTTLLKGRVHISVNKSDAGLILKPGQQALQSTSGELNMKELSDPDQIVAWKNGLTSFSKSDIKSIMRQVARWYDVEVEYRPGIPNRSFSGDISRGSSISSLLKILELNDVHFVVEGKKIIVMP from the coding sequence ATGTCATCAGAAAATCCAGATTGGGAGAAGCTAATAGAATCTCTCGAATACGAAGAGTCGTTGGGTAAGGTGTTGAGTAAAGAAGAAACGGACCTGTTAAATGAACTTAGGCGAATTAAGGATGATTCTGTTAATGCCTATGTAAACTTAAATAAGTTTAATACAAATAAGAGTTGGGTTGATTTTTTGAGTCGTGTCAATTTTGAAAAATCATCAGAGGAAATACAGAAAGATCAGGCTGTAATAAGAAAAATAGATCGTAGTAACCTGGTAATTAAAATTTCTGCAGCAGCAGTAATTATCTGCGCACTATTGGCAGGTATTTTCTTTTATAATGGAAAGGGAAAAGGTGATCAACCAGCTTTTGTTTCAAAAAATACAAAAGAAATTATAAACCCCGGGGGCAATAAAGCAACACTTACTTTAGGGAATGGTACCAAGATAGATCTTACAGCAGCGGGGGTTGGTCAGGTAGTTAAGATTGGAAACGTGACAGTTGTAAAATCTGAAGACGGGCAGGTTGAGTATAAATCTGCCAGCGCTTTGCCTTCTACAGCTGTTTCTTATAACACAATTACTACACCTCGGGGAGGGCAATATAAAGTGGTGCTGCCTGATGGCAGTGAAGTGGTGCTGAACTCTATGTCGTCACTTAAATTTCCAACTGCATTTTCAATGAATGAGCGTTTAGTGTCACTCACTGGTGAAGGATACTTTGAGGTGAAAAGGAATGAAAAAGCTGCTTTTAAGGTTAATGTGAATGGTAAACAAGTGGTGGAGGTTTTAGGGACTCACTTTAATATTATGGCCTACGATGATGAACCTCTAATAAAAACCACCTTACTTAAAGGTAGAGTGCATATTAGTGTAAATAAATCTGATGCAGGTTTAATTCTTAAACCTGGCCAACAAGCCCTACAATCTACTTCCGGAGAGCTAAATATGAAAGAATTGTCAGATCCTGATCAGATCGTAGCATGGAAAAATGGACTGACCTCATTTAGTAAGTCTGATATTAAAAGTATTATGAGGCAGGTAGCCAGATGGTATGATGTTGAAGTTGAATATAGGCCCGGGATACCCAACCGTTCTTTTTCAGGTGATATTTCCAGAGGTTCAAGTATTTCCAGCCTG